The genomic interval CGTTCACCTTTAGGATGGCGCATTCTACGGCATATTCCTCAGCAGCGCCCAGCAGGGCTTCTGCAAATGGTTTGCCGGCTGCTACCAGTTCTTTTTCCTTTTCGTCAATGAGCTGGGCGGTGCGGTAGAGGGCTGATTCACATACCCAGTTCCGGATCACCATTTCACCCAGTTTATGTTTAATAGCGCCGAAATTGGCGATAGGCTGCTTGAATTGCTCGCGGGTATTGGCGTACTGCACAGTGATAGTGGTAACCTGCTTGGCTGCTCCAATAGCGGCTGCACAGAGTTTCAGACGGCCAATGTTGAGGATGTTGAAGGCAATGAGGTGGCCCTTGCCGATCTCGCCCAGCACATTTTCTGCCGGCACTTTAGCATCCTGGAAATAGATCTGCCGGGTGGAAGACCCTTTAATGCCCATTTTATGTTCTTCCGCTCCCAGCGTGAAGCCCGGAGTGTCTTTGTCTACGATGAATGCCGTGAAATGCTCGCCGTCAATTTTGGCGAACACGGTAAATACATCTGCGAAACCAGAATTGGTGATCCAGCATTTCTGCCCGTTCAGGAGGTAGAACTTACCGTCGTCCGACAGTTTTGCAGTGGTTTTAGCGCTCAGCGCGTCTGAACCGGAGTTGGGCTCCGTCAGGGCATAGGCGCCTTTCATTGCTCCGCTGGCAAGGGAAGGTATATATTTCTGTTTCTGCGCTTCTGTACCGAAGTACAGGATAGGTAAGGAACCGATACCGGTATGCGCGGCCATGGCAACAGAGAAAGAGTGGCCGGCACCCAGGGCTTCATTGATCAGTGTAGCGGTAACAAAATCTTTTCCGAGCCCGCCGTATTCTTCCGGAAAAGCAGCGCCCAGCAGTCCCAGTTCACCTGCCTTGTCCAGCAGGGAGGGCATCAGGCCTTCTTCCAGTTTATCAATACGGTCAAGCACCGGGGTCACTTCTTTGCTTACAAACTGCTCCGCCATTTCTCTGATCATACGTTGCTCTTCATTGAAATCTTCGGGTGTAAAGACTTCGTTGGCAGGGGTTTCTTTAACGAGGAATTCCACGCCTTTCAGTGCGTGTTTGTTATCAACTGTAGCGTCCATCCTGAATTTTTTTGGTCCTATTGTAATTTACTTAGTTTAGGCCAAACGGCAAAAGTTGATACATTTGTGCCATGTCTTCCTTTTTTTTCCCATATCGGAAAAGCCGTTTCCATACGATCAGTGATGGAACAGGGGAGGAATTGCTTATCTGCCTGCATGGCTTTGGTGAAAATGCCGGCAGCTTTGACCGTCTGCATTACACACTGGGACAGCACTTTACTATTGTAGCGCTGGATATGCCCCTGCATGGACAGACGGACTGGAAGGAAGAACGGGCATTTGAAATGGACGATCTGAAAGCAGTAATACTACTCATTCTGGAGCATTATGGTTTTTCCACTTTCTCCCTGATGGGTTACAGTATGGGGGGACGGGTAGCTTTATGTATTGTGCAGCTGCTGGCGGAAAAGGTGGACCGTTTATACCTGCTGGCGCCGGATGGACTGAAAGATAATTCCTGGCATATGTTTGCCACCCAGACGCGCACGGGCAATAAACTGTTCAAATACTGCACTTATCATCCGCAATTGTTCTTCGGGCTGTTGCATACCTGGCGGGGACTGCGTTTTATCAGCAGAGGCCTGCACAAGTTCACTTTCAACAGCATGAACACGCTGGAGAAACGGGAACGGGTGTATTTCGTGTGGACCTGTATGGGTAAGATGATGCCGGATAGAAAACTATGTAAAGAGCTGCTGAAGAAATATAAGATCCGGACGCTGCTGCTGTTCGGCAAATATGACCGCGTAATACCTCCTGTGCTGGGCGTGCGCTTTATGGATGGCAGTTTCCCATGTGAAATGCTGGTAATGGAAAAGGGACATCACCTGATCGGTGAAGATGCGGCGGAAGCCATAAAAAATCATAGTTTTTAAAGTAACAACAACATACAATCATCTGCAGATAGTGATCTGCAGCCTATCGTCTCAGCTATGTATATCATTCTATCGATCCTGTTCGGCTTAGGTCTTGTTTACGGTTATTTAATGTTTCGCTATGGACAGGGATGGAAAGGTTTGCCGGCTTTCAGGCCTGTAAAGCCGGTAAGCGGTCAAACGAAGGTAACAGTGATCATTCCCGCCAGGGATGAGGAATCAAATCTGCCGCCCCTTCTACAGGCATTAAAGGCGCAGACGTATCCCGCTCATTTGTTCGAGGTGATTGTGATCGACGATTTTTCTACGGATGCTACGGCTGCTATTGTAAGGAACTTTCCTGCATCCAACGTACAGTTGTTACAGCTGAGCCAACACCTGAGTGCAGAACAGCGGCTGAATTCCTACAAAAAGAAGGCAATAGAGATGGCGGTGGAACGCGCTACCGGCGATATCATTATGACCACAGATGCTGATTGTGTAATGGGCCCGGAATGGATCACGCGGATGGTGCAATTCTATGAAACCTATCAGCCAAAGTTCATTGCTGCACCGGTTAGTTTTTACCAGGAGCATAACTTCTTTAAAGTGCTGCAGTCGCTGGATTTTATGACAATGCAGGGCATCACAGGGGCACTGGCAGCACTGGAATCGGGCACTATGTGCAATGGCGCCAACCTGGCTTACGAACGCAAAGTGTTTTATGAGGTAGGTGGTTTTAAAGGAATAGATAACATTGCTTCGGGCGACGATATGCTGCTGATGTTTAAGATCTACCGGGCTTACCCGGCAGGTGTATTGTATATGAAAAGTGAGGAGGCGATAGTACGTACCTTACCGGTAGATACATTTAAGGCATTTATGCATCAGCGTATACGCTGGTCGTCCAAAGCAGATAAGTATGACGACAAGCGGCTGACCTGGGTATTGGCCCTCGTATATTTCTGGAATGCAGGGATGCTGCTGGCCGGGATAGCAGCCCTGTTCCTGCCGGCATGGCGTATGTGGGTCCTCGG from Chitinophaga filiformis carries:
- a CDS encoding glycosyltransferase, producing MYIILSILFGLGLVYGYLMFRYGQGWKGLPAFRPVKPVSGQTKVTVIIPARDEESNLPPLLQALKAQTYPAHLFEVIVIDDFSTDATAAIVRNFPASNVQLLQLSQHLSAEQRLNSYKKKAIEMAVERATGDIIMTTDADCVMGPEWITRMVQFYETYQPKFIAAPVSFYQEHNFFKVLQSLDFMTMQGITGALAALESGTMCNGANLAYERKVFYEVGGFKGIDNIASGDDMLLMFKIYRAYPAGVLYMKSEEAIVRTLPVDTFKAFMHQRIRWSSKADKYDDKRLTWVLALVYFWNAGMLLAGIAALFLPAWRMWVLGLLLYKILVEFYFLIPVARFFGKTALLSRFIPGQFFHIPYIVVAGWLGKFGSYQWKGRKVK
- a CDS encoding alpha/beta fold hydrolase; translation: MSSFFFPYRKSRFHTISDGTGEELLICLHGFGENAGSFDRLHYTLGQHFTIVALDMPLHGQTDWKEERAFEMDDLKAVILLILEHYGFSTFSLMGYSMGGRVALCIVQLLAEKVDRLYLLAPDGLKDNSWHMFATQTRTGNKLFKYCTYHPQLFFGLLHTWRGLRFISRGLHKFTFNSMNTLEKRERVYFVWTCMGKMMPDRKLCKELLKKYKIRTLLLFGKYDRVIPPVLGVRFMDGSFPCEMLVMEKGHHLIGEDAAEAIKNHSF
- a CDS encoding acyl-CoA dehydrogenase family protein — translated: MDATVDNKHALKGVEFLVKETPANEVFTPEDFNEEQRMIREMAEQFVSKEVTPVLDRIDKLEEGLMPSLLDKAGELGLLGAAFPEEYGGLGKDFVTATLINEALGAGHSFSVAMAAHTGIGSLPILYFGTEAQKQKYIPSLASGAMKGAYALTEPNSGSDALSAKTTAKLSDDGKFYLLNGQKCWITNSGFADVFTVFAKIDGEHFTAFIVDKDTPGFTLGAEEHKMGIKGSSTRQIYFQDAKVPAENVLGEIGKGHLIAFNILNIGRLKLCAAAIGAAKQVTTITVQYANTREQFKQPIANFGAIKHKLGEMVIRNWVCESALYRTAQLIDEKEKELVAAGKPFAEALLGAAEEYAVECAILKVNGSEALDFAVDEGVQIHGGNGFSDEYVISKSYRDSRINRIFEGTNEINRLLALDMTLKRAMKGRLDLMTPAMNVMKELMSIPDFGNEDETPFSAEKKAIANFKKAILLVAGGAVQKLMQDLQNEQEILMNIADMAIETFTAESALLRLLKRVELEGESVNALQADIVRTYINDTADRINKYAKDAINSFASGDEQRMMLLGIKRFTKTAPFNTRDARRRIADKLIAENKYAW